The proteins below come from a single Serpentinimonas raichei genomic window:
- a CDS encoding MerR family transcriptional regulator — protein sequence MLKRLAPSPASVVLSIADMERETGLGKDTLRVWERRYGFPTPSRDANGVRRYDEAQLQRLRLIKRLLDAGQRPHQVVPLPEPELQARLQERLQAQHAGQPPSPHPALEPVLCQQWLSALQANQTETLRLRLHEQLLRHGLGSTIEDFIVPLSVAVGQAWLDERISVFQEHLHSEIVQSVLRQALVQLDQQGHSGTPPRVLLTTLPNEHHALGLLMAECFLALQHCQRLPLGPNTPVLEVLAAAQQLQIDAVALSFSSHHPPNEVLPALRQLRAQLPSTVALWVGGNAPVLRSSRLPAGVTALRRACELEAVVAQWRAEHSAI from the coding sequence ATGCTCAAACGCCTTGCTCCCTCCCCTGCCTCGGTCGTTTTGTCTATTGCAGACATGGAGCGCGAGACTGGCTTGGGCAAAGACACGCTGCGCGTTTGGGAGCGCCGCTACGGCTTTCCCACCCCCAGCCGCGACGCCAATGGCGTACGCCGCTACGACGAAGCCCAGCTGCAGCGCCTGCGCCTGATCAAGCGCCTGCTGGATGCCGGGCAGCGACCGCACCAGGTGGTGCCCCTGCCCGAGCCCGAGCTGCAAGCCCGCCTGCAGGAGCGGTTGCAGGCGCAGCACGCCGGCCAGCCCCCTTCACCCCACCCTGCGCTGGAGCCCGTGCTGTGCCAGCAGTGGCTCAGCGCGCTGCAAGCCAACCAAACCGAGACCCTGCGCCTGCGGCTGCACGAGCAGCTGCTGCGCCACGGGCTGGGGTCGACGATCGAAGATTTCATCGTGCCCTTGAGCGTGGCCGTGGGGCAGGCGTGGCTGGACGAACGCATTTCGGTGTTTCAAGAGCACCTGCACAGCGAGATCGTGCAATCGGTGCTGCGCCAGGCGCTGGTGCAGCTCGATCAGCAAGGCCACAGCGGCACCCCGCCCCGGGTGTTGCTCACCACCTTGCCCAACGAGCACCACGCCTTGGGGTTGCTGATGGCCGAGTGTTTCCTGGCGCTGCAACACTGCCAGCGCTTACCGCTGGGCCCCAATACCCCGGTGCTCGAGGTGCTGGCGGCGGCACAGCAGCTGCAGATCGACGCCGTGGCCTTGAGCTTTAGCTCGCACCATCCGCCCAATGAGGTGCTGCCCGCCTTGCGCCAGTTGCGCGCGCAGTTGCCCAGCACGGTGGCGTTGTGGGTGGGCGGCAACGCCCCGGTGCTGCGCTCGTCACGTTTGCCAGCGGGCGTGACCGCCTTGCGCCGCGCCTGCGAGCTCGAGGCGGTGGTGGCGCAGTGGCGCGCCGAGCACAGCGCCATTTGA
- a CDS encoding NAD(P)/FAD-dependent oxidoreductase, with translation MRVAVVGSGIAGLAAAYALRTHAHVTLFEAGPYFGGHTHTVDVTLPGPDGAACTHGVDTGFLVYNERTYPRLIALLAELGVPSAASDMSFSVQVPQGARWLEWSGTDLGTVFAQRRNLLDLSFWGMLRDLLRFNALCTRLAQSGDQAEAMQQSLQDFLQQHRFGAAFRDWYLLPMLGCIWSCPTDQMLQFPVATMVRFCHNHGLIQIRNRPQWFTVRGGARQYVQKIVASLPDARLNAPVKRIERDEHGAWLHSPAGVERFDRVVVATHTDQALALLDQPSAAEQAVLGAIRYQHNRAVLHTDTAVLPQQRSAWAAWNYERAADAGSEAARVCLHYLINRLQPLPFAQPVLVSLNPVRAIDPAKVIRQIDYAHPVFDQAAIAAQRRLADLQGQQHTWFCGAWAGYGFHEDGLKSGQAAAQALLRAAAFVQGVPRSAQPRAPAQPSPVLHEVPA, from the coding sequence TTGCGCGTGGCCGTGGTGGGTTCGGGCATCGCCGGGCTGGCGGCTGCCTATGCGCTGCGCACGCACGCCCACGTGACCCTGTTCGAGGCCGGGCCCTATTTTGGCGGCCACACCCACACCGTGGACGTGACCCTGCCCGGCCCCGATGGCGCCGCCTGCACGCATGGCGTCGATACCGGTTTTCTGGTCTACAACGAGCGCACCTACCCGCGCCTGATTGCCCTGCTGGCCGAGCTCGGGGTGCCGTCGGCGGCTTCGGATATGTCGTTTTCGGTGCAGGTGCCGCAGGGCGCGCGCTGGCTGGAGTGGAGCGGCACCGATTTGGGCACCGTGTTTGCGCAGCGGCGCAACCTGCTCGACCTTAGCTTTTGGGGCATGTTGCGCGACCTGCTGCGCTTCAACGCCCTGTGCACGCGGTTGGCGCAAAGCGGCGACCAAGCCGAGGCCATGCAGCAGTCCTTGCAGGATTTTTTGCAGCAGCACCGCTTTGGCGCCGCCTTTCGCGACTGGTACCTGCTGCCCATGCTGGGCTGTATCTGGAGCTGCCCCACCGACCAGATGCTGCAATTTCCCGTGGCCACCATGGTGCGCTTTTGCCACAACCACGGGCTGATTCAAATCCGCAACCGGCCGCAGTGGTTTACCGTGCGCGGCGGCGCGCGCCAGTATGTGCAAAAAATCGTCGCCAGCCTGCCCGATGCGCGCCTCAACGCCCCCGTGAAGCGCATCGAGCGCGACGAGCACGGCGCCTGGCTGCACAGCCCGGCCGGGGTCGAGCGCTTTGACCGCGTGGTGGTGGCCACCCACACCGACCAAGCGCTGGCGCTGCTCGATCAGCCCAGCGCCGCCGAACAAGCCGTGCTGGGCGCCATCCGCTACCAGCACAACCGCGCCGTGCTGCACACCGACACGGCGGTGCTGCCGCAGCAGCGCAGCGCCTGGGCAGCGTGGAACTACGAGCGCGCCGCCGACGCTGGCAGTGAAGCGGCCCGTGTTTGCTTGCACTACCTCATCAACCGCTTGCAGCCGCTGCCCTTTGCGCAGCCGGTGCTGGTGTCGCTCAACCCGGTGCGCGCCATCGATCCGGCCAAAGTCATCCGGCAGATCGACTACGCGCACCCGGTGTTTGACCAAGCCGCCATCGCCGCCCAGCGCCGCTTGGCCGACCTGCAGGGGCAGCAGCACACCTGGTTTTGTGGCGCTTGGGCCGGATACGGTTTTCACGAAGACGGGCTCAAATCCGGCCAAGCGGCGGCCCAAGCCCTGCTGCGCGCCGCCGCTTTTGTGCAAGGCGTGCCGCGGTCGGCGCAGCCGCGTGCTCCGGCGCAACCCAGCCCCGTGCTGCACGAGGTGCCGGCGTGA